A section of the Telopea speciosissima isolate NSW1024214 ecotype Mountain lineage chromosome 3, Tspe_v1, whole genome shotgun sequence genome encodes:
- the LOC122654413 gene encoding mitochondrial-processing peptidase subunit alpha-like, which yields MYKTAASRLRPLKGHGVNRAAARFASSSAVINKASPSSGFFSWLTGERSSSLPPLDFPLPGVTLPPPLPDYVEPSKTKITTLPNGVRIASETSTNPAASIGLYVDCGSMYETPISLGATHLLERMAFKSTTNRSHFRIVREVEAIGGNVTAMASREQMGYTYDALKTYVPEMVELLVDSVRNPVFLDWEVNEQLQKVKAEIAEISNKPQDLLLEAIHSAGYSGALANPLLAPESALNRLNSTILEEFVAENYTAPRMVLVASGVEHEELLSVAEPLLSDLPNVPHPEKPKSVYVGGDYRCQADSEKTHIALAFEVPGGWHKEKEAMTLTVLQMLMGGGGSFSAGGPGKGMYSRLYRRVLNEYQQVQSFSAFNSIYDNTGIFGIHAATGSNFVSKAVDLAARELLAIATPGQVDQTELDRAKATTRSAVLMNLESRTVASEDMGRQILTYGERKPVQHFLKAVDEVTLKDITSIAQKIVSSPLTMASWGHVINVPSYDSVRNKFHAE from the exons ATGTACAAAACCGCAGCCTCACGACTTAGGCCTCTCAAG GGTCACGGAGTTAATCGAGCAGCAGCCAGGTTTGCAAGTTCAAGTGCTGTGATCAATAAGGCTTCCCCTTCAAGTGGTTTCTTCAGCTGGCTCACGGGGGAACGTTCTAGTTCTCTACCACCCCTCGACTTCCCTCTTCCAGGTGTTACCCTACCACCTCCACTGCCTGATTATGTTGAACCGAGCAAGACTAAGATAACAACCCTCCCCAATGGTGTCAGGATTGCCTCGGAAACTTCaacg AACCCGGCTGCCTCAATTGGTTTATATGTTGACTGTGGTTCCATGTACGAGACACCCATCTCTCTGGGGGCCACACATTTGCTGGAACGGATGGCCTTCAAGAGCACCACAAACAGGAGTCATTTTCGAATCGTAAGGGAAGTTGAAGCAATTGGAGGTAATGTGACGGCCATGGCATCAAGGGAACAGATGGGGTACACTTACGATGCCTTGAAGACGTATGTTCCTGAAATGGTGGAACTGCTTGTTGACTCTGTGAGAAACCCAGTGTTTTTGGACTGGGAGGTCAATGAACAG CTGCAGAAGGTGAAAGCAGAGATTGCAGAAATTTCGAACAAACCCCAGGACTTGCTTTTGGAGGCAATTCACTCTGCTGGCTATTCTGGTGCACTGGCTAATCCTCTTTTGGCCCCTGAATCTGCACTGAACAGATTGAATAGTACAATTTTGGAGGAATTTGTTGCT GAGAATTATACTGCTCCTAGAATGGTACTCGTAGCATCTGGAGTTGAACATGAGGAACTATTGTCTGTTGCAGAGCCTCTTCTGTCTGACCTTCCCAATGTCCCTCATCCTGAGAAGCCAAAATCTGTGTATGTTGGAGGTGATTATCGCTGTCAAGCTGATTCAGAG AAGACACATATTGCCCTTGCTTTCGAAGTACCTGGTGGCTGGCATAAGGAGAAAGAAGCTATGACATTGACTGTGCTTCAG ATGCTTATGGGAGGAGGTGGCTCTTTCTCTGCTGGGGGACCTGGCAAAGGGATGTACTCGCGGCTAT ATCGCCGTGTCTTGAATGAGTATCAACAAGTTCAGTCATTTTCAGCATTTAACAGCATCTACGATAATACTGGCATCTTTGGGATTCATGCTGCAACG GGCTCCAACTTTGTATCAAAAGCTGTTGATTTAGCGGCCAGAGAACTTCTTGCGATTGCAACACCTGGTCAAG TTGACCAAACAGAGCTGGATCGTGCCAAAGCGACTACAAGATCTGCAGTTTTGATGAACCTGGAATCTAGA ACTGTTGCATCAGAAGATATGGGACGACAGATTTTGACGTATGGAGAGAG GAAGCCCGTACAGCATTTCTTGAAGGCTGTGGATGAAGTTACTTTGAAGGATATTACCTCCATTGCCCAGAAGATTGTCTCCTCACCACTCACAATGGCATCATGGGGACATG TTATAAATGTTCCTAGCTACGATTCTGTCAGGAACAAGTTCCATGCAGAATAG
- the LOC122654414 gene encoding erlin-2-B-like isoform X1, whose amino-acid sequence MDPQQQRVGVPSRPPPGGGRGDSSAIITVMIAFLSVAALILVPSSFSATNNSFSMLHQVPEGHVGVYWRGGALLKTITYPGFHLKLPLITQFEPIQVTLQKDQVKDIPCGTKGGVMISFGKIEVVNRLHKDYVYETLLNYGVEYDHTWIYDKIHHEVNQFCSAHTLQQVYIDMFDQIDEKLKDALQGDCTRYAPGIEIISVRVTKPKIPDSIKRNFEQMEEERTKVLIAVEKQRVAEKEAETQKKMALTEAEKNAQVSRILMEQKLMEKDSARMQQEIENQMYIDRQKSLADSDFYRSIKEAEANKLKLTPEFLELKFIEAITNNSKIFFGNKVPSMVFDQRLLGNFLNEISRKKSSDV is encoded by the exons ATGGATCCACAGCAGCAACGAGTTGGAGTCCCTTCTCGTCCTCCTCCTGGAGGAGGTCGAGGTGATTCTTCCGCCATTATTACTGTAATGATCGCCTTCCTCTCCGTCGCCGCATTG ATCTTGGTCCCATCATCGTTTTCAGCTACGAACAATAGCTTTTCCATGTTACATCAAGTCCCAGAAGGCCATGTTGGTGTTTATTGGAGAGGGGGTGCCCTTCTAAAAACAATTACCTATCCAG gtttccatttgAAGCTACCATTGATAACTCAGTTCGAGCCCATCCAAGTGACCCTTCAGAAAGATCAG GTTAAGGATATTCCATGTGGAACAAAAGGTGGTGTTATGATAAGCTTTGGTAAAATAGAG GTTGTTAATCGTCTCCATAAGGATTATGTGTATGAGACTTTGCTCAACTATGGCGTAGAGTATGATCATACATGGATATATGATAAAATCCATCATGAAGTCAATCAGTTCTGCAGTGCTCATACCCTTCAACAAGTTTATATAGACATGTTTGATCAG ATTGATGAAAAGTTGAAAGATGCTCTTCAGGGTGATTGTACACGTTATGCCCCAGGTATTGAAATTATCAGTGTGCGTGTCACAAAACCCAAAATTCCAGATAGCATAAAGCGCAATTTTGAGCAGATGGAAGAGGAACGTACCAAG GTCTTGATTGCCGTGGAGAAACAACGAGTTGCTGAGAAAGAGGCCGAAACACAGAAGAAAATGGCTTTAACAGAAGCAGAGAAGAATGCACAGGTTAGCAGGATTCTCATGGAGCAGAAGTTGATGGAGAAGGACAGTGCCAGGATGCAGCAGGAAATAGAGAACCAAATGTACATAGATCGTCAGAAGAGCTTGGCTGATTCTGATTTCTACAG ATCTATTAAAGAGGCAGAAGCAAACAAGTTGAAGCTTACACCCGAATTTCTTGAGCTCAAATTTATTGAAGCAATAACAAATAATTCCAAAATCTTCTTTGGAAACAAG GTACCAAGCATGGTGTTTGATCAGAGATTGCTTGGAAATTTTCTGAATGAAATTTCAAGGAAGAAGAGCTCAGATGTGTAG
- the LOC122654414 gene encoding erlin-2-like isoform X2: MLHQVPEGHVGVYWRGGALLKTITYPGFHLKLPLITQFEPIQVTLQKDQVKDIPCGTKGGVMISFGKIEVVNRLHKDYVYETLLNYGVEYDHTWIYDKIHHEVNQFCSAHTLQQVYIDMFDQIDEKLKDALQGDCTRYAPGIEIISVRVTKPKIPDSIKRNFEQMEEERTKVLIAVEKQRVAEKEAETQKKMALTEAEKNAQVSRILMEQKLMEKDSARMQQEIENQMYIDRQKSLADSDFYRSIKEAEANKLKLTPEFLELKFIEAITNNSKIFFGNKVPSMVFDQRLLGNFLNEISRKKSSDV; encoded by the exons ATGTTACATCAAGTCCCAGAAGGCCATGTTGGTGTTTATTGGAGAGGGGGTGCCCTTCTAAAAACAATTACCTATCCAG gtttccatttgAAGCTACCATTGATAACTCAGTTCGAGCCCATCCAAGTGACCCTTCAGAAAGATCAG GTTAAGGATATTCCATGTGGAACAAAAGGTGGTGTTATGATAAGCTTTGGTAAAATAGAG GTTGTTAATCGTCTCCATAAGGATTATGTGTATGAGACTTTGCTCAACTATGGCGTAGAGTATGATCATACATGGATATATGATAAAATCCATCATGAAGTCAATCAGTTCTGCAGTGCTCATACCCTTCAACAAGTTTATATAGACATGTTTGATCAG ATTGATGAAAAGTTGAAAGATGCTCTTCAGGGTGATTGTACACGTTATGCCCCAGGTATTGAAATTATCAGTGTGCGTGTCACAAAACCCAAAATTCCAGATAGCATAAAGCGCAATTTTGAGCAGATGGAAGAGGAACGTACCAAG GTCTTGATTGCCGTGGAGAAACAACGAGTTGCTGAGAAAGAGGCCGAAACACAGAAGAAAATGGCTTTAACAGAAGCAGAGAAGAATGCACAGGTTAGCAGGATTCTCATGGAGCAGAAGTTGATGGAGAAGGACAGTGCCAGGATGCAGCAGGAAATAGAGAACCAAATGTACATAGATCGTCAGAAGAGCTTGGCTGATTCTGATTTCTACAG ATCTATTAAAGAGGCAGAAGCAAACAAGTTGAAGCTTACACCCGAATTTCTTGAGCTCAAATTTATTGAAGCAATAACAAATAATTCCAAAATCTTCTTTGGAAACAAG GTACCAAGCATGGTGTTTGATCAGAGATTGCTTGGAAATTTTCTGAATGAAATTTCAAGGAAGAAGAGCTCAGATGTGTAG